A single genomic interval of Rosistilla ulvae harbors:
- a CDS encoding TadE/TadG family type IV pilus assembly protein has product MKFQHQRRLRFERRGRQGAVTVEMAFCIPILLFLFVASADVIRYNLLRNMVAQAAYEGARTALVQGATIAEVQGAVDDTITAFNPRLSYDVTIDPATLPTLAATIRVTVDCDLSSDGWIVMGKFLDSQISHSIEIQNQ; this is encoded by the coding sequence ATGAAGTTCCAACACCAACGACGCCTTCGATTCGAACGACGCGGTCGCCAGGGAGCGGTCACCGTCGAGATGGCGTTCTGCATCCCGATCCTGTTGTTTCTGTTCGTGGCCAGCGCCGATGTGATCCGTTACAACTTGCTGCGAAACATGGTTGCCCAAGCCGCTTATGAAGGCGCGCGAACCGCGTTGGTTCAAGGAGCGACGATTGCCGAGGTGCAGGGGGCGGTCGACGACACGATCACGGCGTTCAATCCAAGATTGAGCTATGACGTGACCATCGATCCCGCGACGCTACCGACTCTTGCCGCAACCATTCGCGTGACGGTCGATTGTGACCTAAGCAGCGATGGATGGATTGTGATGGGCAAATTCCTCGATTCGCAAATCTCGCATTCGATCGAGATCCAGAATCAATAG